Proteins encoded within one genomic window of Alteribacter populi:
- a CDS encoding WD40/YVTN/BNR-like repeat-containing protein — protein MNLFIASLSTIIHISGEENDWQLRELELNEGDIQSLTVDPYSGAIYAGTFDHGLHRSVDGGETFKRIGKDDLHSRVMALHVSPSKPGGKFGTLYAGTEPSELYRSIDGGRTWTSLPALLDLPSKSTWSFPPRPYTHHVRDIATGYHDPEFLLAGIELGGVMRSTDKGVSFEDRKDQSQFDCHNVILHPIDKERIYEAAGGGFAISKDQGRTWNTDNEGLGDFTYLVHVAADPGDANIVVAAGAQGPRSAYTPERAETRLFRKVGSAPWKPVQDGLPKAEGSTVFHLHTHKGEPGVFYAVNNKGVYRSRDQGKSWHRLPVKWPSYLTDRRITNVCIKEI, from the coding sequence ATGAATCTTTTCATTGCTTCATTGTCGACTATCATCCATATTTCAGGAGAAGAAAATGACTGGCAACTTCGAGAGTTGGAACTGAACGAAGGAGATATTCAGTCACTTACGGTTGATCCATACAGTGGTGCCATTTATGCTGGGACGTTTGACCATGGACTACACCGCTCCGTGGATGGAGGAGAAACGTTTAAACGAATTGGCAAAGATGATCTGCACAGTCGTGTTATGGCTCTTCATGTGAGTCCGTCAAAACCAGGAGGAAAGTTTGGAACGCTGTATGCAGGAACGGAGCCGAGTGAGCTTTACCGGTCTATAGATGGAGGACGAACGTGGACATCTTTACCCGCACTCTTAGATCTTCCGTCGAAATCGACATGGAGTTTTCCGCCAAGACCTTATACGCACCATGTAAGAGATATTGCGACAGGTTATCATGATCCTGAGTTTTTATTAGCCGGTATTGAGCTTGGTGGTGTGATGCGGTCTACAGATAAGGGTGTGTCATTTGAAGATCGAAAAGATCAGTCGCAGTTTGATTGTCATAATGTCATTTTGCATCCTATAGATAAAGAAAGGATTTATGAAGCGGCGGGTGGCGGCTTTGCGATAAGTAAAGATCAAGGTCGCACGTGGAATACAGATAACGAAGGATTAGGAGACTTTACGTATTTGGTACACGTAGCAGCAGATCCAGGGGATGCTAATATCGTAGTTGCAGCTGGGGCACAAGGACCTCGCTCGGCTTATACACCTGAAAGAGCAGAAACACGACTATTTCGTAAAGTAGGATCAGCGCCATGGAAGCCTGTACAAGATGGCTTGCCAAAAGCGGAAGGGTCGACTGTTTTTCATTTGCATACGCATAAAGGAGAGCCTGGTGTGTTTTATGCGGTGAATAATAAAGGGGTGTACAGATCTCGTGATCAAGGAAAGTCGTGGCATCGATTACCTGTTAAATGGCCGTCATATTTAACAGATAGAAGGATCACCAATGTTTGTATAAAGGAGATTTAA
- a CDS encoding DUF4352 domain-containing protein codes for MKKGLGLMVGLVLAIGLVACGESSVEPVEEETTADAATGEEEEATESDDTNEEEGPDDSAANEEEEAVDEDDLGVGDAVNFNGLHVTVNEVRKYEGDGDWETPENDFFFILDVSIENTTDEGANISTMMQMDLVDPDGYSQEMDIFVDTKGSLDGEVGAGRTMAGEISFDVEEADFFEFIFEDPFMSGQAIWKLESSDW; via the coding sequence ATGAAAAAAGGATTAGGGTTAATGGTTGGATTGGTTTTAGCGATTGGGTTAGTAGCATGTGGAGAATCATCTGTGGAGCCTGTAGAAGAAGAGACAACGGCTGATGCAGCGACCGGAGAAGAAGAGGAAGCGACTGAATCCGATGATACGAACGAAGAAGAAGGGCCGGATGATTCCGCTGCGAATGAAGAAGAGGAAGCCGTCGATGAGGACGATCTTGGGGTTGGCGATGCAGTAAATTTTAACGGTCTCCACGTAACTGTAAATGAAGTGCGTAAATATGAAGGGGACGGAGATTGGGAAACACCTGAAAACGACTTTTTCTTCATTTTAGACGTAAGCATTGAGAATACGACAGATGAAGGGGCTAATATTTCTACTATGATGCAAATGGATCTCGTGGATCCGGATGGTTATTCTCAAGAAATGGATATTTTCGTTGATACGAAAGGAAGCTTAGATGGAGAGGTCGGAGCAGGAAGAACGATGGCAGGAGAAATTTCATTCGACGTGGAAGAAGCGGACTTCTTTGAATTTATTTTTGAAGATCCGTTTATGAGCGGTCAGGCGATTTGGAAGCTCGAAAGTTCGGACTGGTAA
- a CDS encoding glycine betaine uptake BCCT transporter codes for MKEVYIIFGKGDRSIFKISVAIAVVFVLIGVLIPEQLGVAMEYAQSFTLETFGWFYQLVATFFLVFAIYMIFSKYGKIKLGKAEDKPEYSRPTWFAMLFSAGMGIGLLFYGVSEPISHFSAPPMGSGGSEESAIIGLRYTWLHWGLHAWAIYAMVALALAYQKFKKDAPGLMSATLYPVLGEKVKGPIGQAIDVVAVFATLFGVCASLGLGAQQINAGLEYLIGIPNNFGVQMLIMGIITVLFIISANTGISKGIKYLSNINMSLAGILFVVMLIVGPTLFLLNMFTTTLGSYVTNLTNMGLRLSPFDEGEAAWTQGWTIFYWAWWVSWTPFVGMFIARVSKGRTVREFTVAVLLVPSLVCAIWFTIFGGTGIHLELTQGLEVSGQGLETALFFVYQQLPFGGLLSVVTVALITTFFVTSADSATFVLGMQTTGGKLNPSNRVKVTWGIILASSTAVLMYSGGLAGLQTAIIVSALPLTFVVLVICYGIIKSFNQELKEMEKLERSETKVKRKKAS; via the coding sequence ATGAAGGAAGTGTATATTATTTTTGGAAAAGGTGACAGGTCCATTTTTAAAATCTCTGTAGCTATTGCTGTTGTTTTCGTATTGATTGGGGTTTTGATACCCGAGCAGCTAGGGGTGGCTATGGAGTATGCACAATCATTTACGCTTGAAACTTTTGGATGGTTTTATCAGTTAGTAGCAACTTTCTTTCTCGTATTCGCGATCTATATGATTTTTAGTAAGTACGGAAAAATTAAGCTCGGGAAAGCCGAGGATAAACCTGAATACAGTCGTCCTACATGGTTTGCCATGTTGTTTTCTGCTGGAATGGGGATTGGTCTCCTTTTTTACGGGGTATCTGAACCTATTTCTCACTTTTCCGCTCCGCCAATGGGAAGTGGGGGTAGTGAAGAATCAGCCATTATAGGGTTACGGTATACGTGGCTCCATTGGGGACTACACGCATGGGCGATCTATGCCATGGTAGCTTTAGCCCTAGCTTATCAAAAATTTAAGAAAGACGCGCCAGGTTTAATGAGTGCTACACTCTATCCTGTGCTTGGTGAAAAGGTGAAAGGGCCTATTGGACAAGCAATCGATGTTGTTGCAGTATTTGCTACTTTATTTGGTGTTTGTGCATCTCTAGGACTCGGGGCACAACAGATCAATGCAGGTCTTGAATATTTAATTGGGATTCCTAATAACTTCGGTGTGCAGATGCTTATTATGGGAATCATCACGGTACTTTTCATCATCTCAGCAAACACAGGAATTTCAAAAGGGATTAAGTATTTGAGTAATATAAATATGTCCCTTGCTGGTATTTTATTTGTTGTCATGCTTATTGTCGGTCCAACGTTATTTCTACTGAATATGTTTACAACAACGCTTGGAAGCTATGTGACAAACCTTACTAACATGGGGCTTCGACTTTCCCCTTTTGATGAAGGTGAGGCGGCTTGGACACAAGGCTGGACGATCTTTTACTGGGCATGGTGGGTTTCATGGACGCCGTTTGTCGGGATGTTTATCGCCCGTGTATCGAAAGGGCGAACCGTTCGTGAATTCACGGTTGCTGTTTTGTTAGTGCCATCACTCGTTTGTGCGATTTGGTTTACGATTTTTGGGGGAACAGGAATCCACTTGGAACTTACTCAAGGACTTGAAGTCTCAGGTCAAGGGTTAGAAACGGCACTGTTCTTTGTTTATCAGCAGCTGCCATTCGGTGGACTGCTATCGGTTGTGACAGTCGCTTTGATTACAACGTTCTTTGTGACGTCCGCTGACTCGGCAACATTTGTACTAGGTATGCAAACGACGGGAGGAAAACTCAATCCTTCTAACCGAGTGAAGGTTACGTGGGGAATCATTTTAGCTTCCTCAACAGCTGTCCTCATGTATTCCGGGGGCCTAGCCGGGCTGCAAACTGCGATCATTGTCAGCGCCTTACCACTAACCTTTGTCGTTTTAGTCATTTGTTACGGGATTATAAAATCGTTCAATCAAGAACTGAAAGAAATGGAGAAACTTGAACGATCGGAAACGAAAGTGAAAAGGAAAAAAGCTAGTTAA
- the ytvI gene encoding sporulation integral membrane protein YtvI, translating to MTKQQAFIFFRAVVVAVVLFGTIWLFGHLLRLTYPFLIAAFLVWPLLPLIKLLKTKTRFPNGLAVLTALLIGMTTIAGIFTGLTFLAIYGVQQFTKHAPQWFETAAAHIQDFFNQSILPIWQQVIGIAASLTPEQQQTLQEGITGLGTQAGEILGQLGQALADGLRQLLIAVPSWIIIILFIVLSVYFIGKDWGKMKTYVHDMFSAPVLKKVRLFGKAFRVRVFGFVRAQLILMGLTSVIVLVGLSIIRVDQALTLAIVVGVAEILPYLGSGTILIPWAIYLFITGDFTLGIGVAIVYGVTLVARQSLEPKILSSSMNLHPLSVLISLFAGLQVFGAVGLFLGPFFLVIIVILKDIGVIEDIKQFIVEGFSDTKTQKRNI from the coding sequence ATGACAAAGCAACAAGCATTCATTTTTTTCAGAGCCGTCGTGGTCGCGGTCGTTCTTTTCGGTACGATTTGGCTATTCGGTCATCTGCTTAGACTTACATACCCTTTCTTAATTGCCGCTTTTCTCGTTTGGCCTCTGTTACCTCTTATCAAATTATTAAAGACGAAAACGAGATTCCCAAATGGTTTAGCTGTCCTCACTGCCTTACTTATCGGAATGACGACGATTGCAGGGATCTTCACGGGACTGACGTTTCTTGCGATATATGGAGTTCAGCAGTTTACAAAACACGCCCCTCAATGGTTCGAGACGGCCGCTGCTCATATTCAAGATTTCTTTAATCAGTCCATTCTTCCTATCTGGCAACAAGTGATTGGGATAGCAGCTTCTCTTACACCTGAACAACAACAAACCCTACAAGAAGGGATTACTGGTTTAGGTACACAAGCCGGAGAGATTCTCGGTCAACTAGGGCAAGCACTAGCGGATGGATTAAGACAGCTTCTTATCGCCGTTCCATCTTGGATTATCATCATTCTCTTTATCGTCCTTTCCGTTTATTTTATCGGAAAGGATTGGGGAAAAATGAAAACCTACGTGCATGATATGTTTTCTGCACCAGTTCTTAAAAAAGTTCGTTTGTTTGGAAAAGCATTCCGAGTTCGTGTGTTTGGGTTTGTTCGTGCTCAACTTATCTTAATGGGTCTTACAAGCGTTATTGTTTTAGTCGGGCTGTCCATCATCCGCGTCGATCAAGCACTCACGTTAGCGATTGTTGTTGGGGTTGCAGAAATCCTTCCTTATTTGGGTTCCGGAACAATCCTCATTCCATGGGCAATCTATTTATTTATTACAGGTGACTTTACGTTAGGGATCGGTGTTGCTATTGTCTATGGAGTCACCCTCGTTGCCCGCCAGTCACTTGAGCCGAAAATACTTTCGTCAAGTATGAACCTCCACCCACTGTCAGTACTCATCTCATTATTTGCTGGGTTACAAGTTTTTGGGGCAGTCGGGCTTTTCCTTGGGCCTTTCTTCCTCGTCATCATTGTCATTTTAAAAGACATTGGCGTTATTGAAGACATAAAGCAGTTCATTGTCGAAGGCTTTAGTGACACCAAAACTCAAAAGCGAAACATCTAA
- a CDS encoding helix-turn-helix transcriptional regulator, which translates to MSRPKGLARVERLFYILQYLSNHETATAKELADHCQTSTRSIYRDMRQLEELGFYFNNEAHKGYKLIEKPVRTGGRLTSEEWMALTLYPMLSEGITSGEHPFHHAYRKGLEKVMSHVQIGDELSGAGAGLGERIRLHARPKDPSQFNVMPTLLPAIAENRTLKVSYYSIHRDKKTERKLDPYYLVPREGHLYVIAHCHLRGVVRVFRLSRFHSVEVTENRFKIPKQFKIDDYLSQRWSIISDDTETTFLVRFDAEAARYVLEDDYHVDTERMPQKDGSLLMRTTVKSKGEFLRWIRSYGLSAEVLEPKEVRKELAKEYRHLLKQYEEKARSI; encoded by the coding sequence ATGAGTCGCCCTAAAGGATTAGCACGTGTGGAGAGGTTATTTTATATTTTGCAGTATTTATCTAATCACGAGACAGCAACGGCAAAAGAGCTGGCGGATCACTGTCAGACATCGACCCGTAGCATTTACCGAGATATGAGACAGCTTGAAGAGCTAGGCTTTTATTTTAATAACGAAGCTCATAAAGGCTACAAGCTGATTGAAAAACCGGTTCGCACTGGAGGTCGTCTTACGTCCGAAGAATGGATGGCATTAACATTATACCCTATGCTTTCAGAAGGGATCACATCAGGAGAGCATCCTTTCCATCATGCCTATCGTAAAGGGCTGGAAAAAGTGATGAGTCACGTTCAAATAGGGGATGAACTTTCTGGAGCAGGTGCAGGGCTAGGGGAAAGGATTCGTTTGCACGCGCGTCCGAAAGATCCGTCTCAATTTAACGTAATGCCCACTCTATTACCAGCCATTGCTGAAAACAGAACCCTTAAGGTAAGCTATTATTCGATTCACCGTGACAAAAAGACCGAGCGAAAACTGGACCCCTATTACCTTGTACCTCGGGAAGGTCATTTATATGTAATTGCGCACTGTCATTTAAGAGGTGTAGTCCGTGTATTTCGCTTAAGTCGTTTTCACTCTGTAGAAGTGACGGAAAACAGGTTTAAAATTCCGAAGCAGTTTAAAATTGATGATTATTTATCACAACGGTGGTCAATTATTTCCGATGACACAGAGACGACGTTCCTCGTGCGCTTTGATGCTGAAGCCGCCCGTTACGTCCTAGAAGACGATTATCATGTAGACACAGAACGGATGCCCCAGAAAGACGGGTCACTATTAATGCGGACGACGGTAAAAAGTAAAGGTGAATTTTTGCGCTGGATTCGCTCGTATGGCTTAAGTGCTGAAGTGTTAGAACCTAAAGAAGTAAGGAAAGAGCTGGCAAAAGAATATCGACATTTATTAAAACAATATGAAGAAAAAGCGAGAAGCATTTAA